The Nitrospirota bacterium genome includes a window with the following:
- the fliN gene encoding flagellar motor switch protein FliN has protein sequence MTQADTNPMTGGASTGGQATAPQPASFPALDNTGSPAAAKNLDLILDIPVQVTVQIGAARMAIRDLLQLGLGSVIELNKLAGEPMEVLVNNKLVAKGEVVVVNEKFGVRLTDVVSAAERIHQLT, from the coding sequence ATGACACAGGCCGACACCAATCCGATGACGGGCGGCGCCTCCACGGGAGGCCAGGCGACAGCCCCGCAACCGGCGTCGTTTCCGGCGCTGGACAATACAGGCTCGCCGGCGGCGGCCAAGAACTTGGATTTGATCCTCGACATTCCAGTGCAGGTGACGGTGCAAATCGGCGCCGCGAGAATGGCGATCCGGGACTTGCTGCAATTGGGTCTGGGATCCGTGATCGAATTGAACAAGCTGGCGGGCGAACCGATGGAGGTGCTCGTCAACAATAAGCTAGTCGCCAAGGGCGAGGTGGTCGTCGTGAACGAAAAATTCGGCGTTCGTTTGACAGATGTCGTGAGCGCAGCGGAGCGGATCC
- the fliM gene encoding flagellar motor switch protein FliM, translating to MDKILSQEEVDALLRGVVSGEVDTTPKEEDAGAVKTYDLVNQERIIRGRMPTLEMINNRFSRRQSISWGSLLRVSVEFSVVGTQIMKFGEFLKKVPLPSSLSVFRMDPLRGNGLYVMDAMLVYLIVDYFFGGRGQTYVKPEGRDFTPIQMRVIKKIVLQAFSDLEKAWQALMPVTVQHVRSESNPQFAMVVSVSEIVVVVTLQVLIGEAARDFFVVYPYSMLEPIKEKLYSGLISDHVNQDGSWASRFKDRLQECPLTITARLGTATVQLRDVLNFAPGDVLVLDQHPGDPVVCFVENIPKFHAAPGVSRGNQACRITEVLS from the coding sequence ATGGACAAGATTCTGTCGCAGGAGGAAGTCGATGCCCTGTTGAGAGGGGTCGTGTCCGGCGAAGTGGATACGACGCCCAAGGAAGAGGACGCGGGCGCTGTCAAGACATACGACTTGGTCAATCAGGAGCGGATCATCCGAGGGCGGATGCCGACGCTCGAGATGATCAACAACCGGTTCAGTCGCCGGCAGTCAATCTCCTGGGGAAGCCTACTTCGGGTGTCCGTGGAGTTCAGTGTCGTCGGGACTCAGATCATGAAGTTCGGCGAGTTCCTCAAGAAAGTACCGCTCCCGTCGTCTCTGAGCGTTTTTCGCATGGATCCGCTGCGCGGCAACGGACTCTACGTCATGGACGCGATGCTCGTTTATTTGATCGTGGATTACTTCTTCGGCGGCAGGGGACAGACATACGTGAAACCGGAGGGGCGCGACTTCACGCCGATTCAGATGCGTGTGATCAAGAAGATTGTGCTGCAGGCGTTCTCCGATCTGGAAAAGGCGTGGCAAGCGCTGATGCCCGTCACGGTCCAACACGTGCGTTCGGAGAGCAATCCGCAATTTGCCATGGTGGTATCGGTGTCCGAGATCGTGGTCGTAGTGACGCTCCAGGTGCTGATCGGCGAAGCGGCCAGGGACTTCTTCGTCGTGTATCCCTATTCGATGCTCGAGCCAATTAAGGAGAAGCTCTATTCGGGGCTCATCTCCGATCATGTGAATCAGGACGGCAGTTGGGCCAGCCGATTCAAAGACAGATTGCAGGAGTGCCCGCTGACCATCACCGCGAGGCTCGGGACGGCGACTGTGCAACTTCGGGACGTCCTGAACTTTGCCCCAGGCGACGTGCTCGTGCTCGACCAACATCCCGGCGATCCGGTGGTGTGTTTCGTTGAAAACATCCCGAAATTTCACGCGGCCCCTGGCGTCTCCAGAGGCAACCAGGCCTGCCGTATCACCGAAGTGCTGTCGTGA
- a CDS encoding flagellar basal body-associated FliL family protein, with translation MAEAVEEKILAPGPAGIPVKLVIVIGLAALLVGLGGAFAFLKLSGGHSGEGEKTGASTAKNDEHDGAVGKASTALSEAPGAIYDLEPFIVNLADSPEIRYLKVTIKLELSRTDAGAEIAARLPHIRDSILVLLTSKDSTTVRSPQGKFQLRDEITQRVNHLLPRPGVRAAYFTDFVVQ, from the coding sequence ATGGCAGAAGCGGTTGAAGAAAAAATCCTCGCGCCGGGTCCCGCGGGCATTCCCGTCAAACTGGTCATCGTCATCGGCCTTGCGGCCCTGCTGGTGGGCCTCGGCGGCGCGTTTGCGTTTTTGAAGTTGAGCGGCGGCCATTCGGGCGAGGGCGAAAAGACCGGCGCCTCGACGGCCAAGAACGACGAGCACGATGGCGCGGTGGGCAAAGCCTCGACCGCCCTGTCTGAGGCGCCGGGCGCCATCTACGATCTGGAACCGTTCATCGTTAATCTGGCCGATTCGCCGGAGATCCGGTATCTGAAAGTCACGATCAAGCTCGAGCTGAGTCGGACCGATGCCGGAGCGGAGATCGCGGCGCGGTTGCCTCACATCCGCGATTCGATCCTCGTGCTGCTGACGAGCAAAGACTCCACCACCGTCCGCAGCCCTCAGGGAAAATTCCAGCTTCGCGACGAGATCACCCAGCGCGTGAATCATTTACTGCCGCGTCCGGGCGTGCGGGCGGCGTATTTCACGGATTTCGTCGTCCAGTAG
- a CDS encoding IS110 family transposase → MLDVGLDISGKSVVGYAVNERKRCVYAGTAAATRAGLRALRQQVGVGAKLVVVEAGNQLKWIAETLKRMPEVQVYVVHPNDVKWITESQGQTDRVDAKKLAELARAGILPRAGPVVEGRVRELRELVSARQQRPSKRIALINTIRGDVSQEGHRLPEKFCAGPTWAAKLAQLPVSAPLRLIIETDMASIEALLAAEQPRTARVVAIQDPRCPLLESIPAIGPLGARVVLSALDEARRFDDQKAVANYGALAPTIYQSGAVRQLGRINRDGRSEVRRVLLPWAQTVVRMKSAGAKPLQQFYARIARRRGKTSAVVALARQRLTTAYGVLKSGQPYDPRKLQPA, encoded by the coding sequence ATGTTGGACGTCGGCTTGGATATCAGTGGCAAGAGCGTGGTGGGCTATGCGGTCAACGAGCGGAAGCGCTGTGTGTATGCCGGCACGGCGGCCGCGACGCGAGCGGGACTCCGGGCGCTGCGGCAACAGGTGGGAGTCGGCGCGAAGCTGGTCGTCGTTGAGGCCGGCAATCAGTTGAAGTGGATTGCCGAAACCTTGAAGCGGATGCCCGAGGTGCAGGTGTATGTGGTGCATCCGAACGACGTGAAATGGATCACCGAGAGTCAGGGCCAGACGGATCGGGTGGATGCGAAGAAGCTCGCGGAACTGGCGCGGGCGGGGATCCTCCCGCGCGCGGGGCCTGTGGTGGAGGGGCGCGTCCGAGAGCTGCGGGAGTTGGTGAGTGCGCGGCAGCAACGGCCGAGCAAGCGCATCGCGCTGATCAATACGATCCGGGGCGACGTGTCCCAAGAAGGGCATCGGTTGCCGGAGAAGTTCTGTGCGGGACCAACCTGGGCCGCGAAGCTGGCGCAGCTGCCGGTGAGTGCGCCGTTGCGGCTGATCATTGAGACGGACATGGCCAGCATCGAGGCGTTGCTGGCGGCGGAGCAGCCGCGCACCGCGCGGGTGGTGGCGATCCAGGACCCCCGCTGTCCGCTGCTCGAGAGCATTCCAGCCATCGGGCCGCTGGGGGCCCGGGTGGTGCTCAGCGCGCTCGATGAGGCCCGTCGGTTTGACGATCAGAAGGCCGTGGCCAACTACGGCGCCTTGGCCCCGACGATTTATCAGAGTGGCGCGGTCCGGCAGCTCGGCCGGATCAATCGCGATGGCCGGAGCGAGGTCCGGCGGGTGCTCTTGCCATGGGCCCAGACGGTGGTGCGGATGAAGAGTGCGGGGGCGAAGCCGCTCCAGCAGTTCTACGCGCGGATCGCCCGGCGCCGGGGGAAGACGAGTGCGGTCGTGGCGCTGGCGCGCCAGCGGCTGACCACGGCCTACGGCGTGTTGAAGTCCGGGCAGCCCTATGATCCGAGGAAGCTGCAGCCCGCCTAA
- a CDS encoding flagellar hook protein FlgE — MGILSSLFAGVSGLNANGTALSVIGNNIANLSTVGFKSSRATFADLISSSISGGSGAIQTGIGVALTSVQGNFSQGSLATSSNVLDLAIDGNGFFIVKDAQGGTFYTRSGIFRLDKNNNVVDPSGFKLQGFLANSNNVITGTIGDISLPSTTAPPNATTTAFIAANLNSQSSVIATGFSINDPTGSSNFSTAMTVYDSLGNPHLLTTYFTKTGANTWTYNVVASTSDIVTANYNAANINTSLGIVRVGSGTLTFTTDGRLDTESVARRYDDGTVAGSAGAVPGRLQIDFVGATQDQLITYNFGSSVTTDSGTGLDGTTQFGSQSALVQQTQDGHAAGSLQAFSVDTNGVINGRFSNGQLRALAQVALARFPDPLGLTRTGKNTFAQSGNSGQPVVGTPDSAGLGRVLSNSLELSNVDLGESFIDMIAAQRGFQANSRVITTSDEILQELVNLKR, encoded by the coding sequence ATGGGTATTCTGTCGTCTCTCTTTGCCGGGGTCAGCGGGCTCAACGCCAACGGCACGGCCTTGTCGGTGATCGGGAACAACATCGCCAACCTCAGCACGGTGGGGTTCAAATCCAGCAGAGCCACCTTTGCGGACCTCATCAGCTCGTCGATTTCCGGCGGCTCAGGCGCGATTCAGACCGGCATCGGCGTGGCGCTCACTTCGGTGCAGGGCAACTTTTCGCAAGGGTCGCTGGCCACATCGAGTAACGTGCTCGACCTCGCCATCGACGGGAATGGGTTTTTCATCGTTAAAGACGCGCAAGGCGGCACGTTCTACACCCGCTCCGGGATATTCAGGCTGGACAAGAACAATAACGTCGTCGATCCCAGCGGGTTCAAGCTCCAGGGATTTTTGGCGAACTCCAATAATGTGATCACCGGTACGATAGGGGATATCTCTCTGCCCTCAACGACCGCACCGCCGAACGCCACGACCACGGCGTTTATCGCGGCGAATCTCAATTCCCAGTCATCGGTGATCGCCACGGGCTTTAGCATCAATGATCCGACCGGCTCTTCGAACTTTTCGACGGCCATGACGGTCTATGACTCACTAGGCAACCCTCATCTCTTGACCACCTATTTCACGAAAACTGGTGCGAATACCTGGACCTATAACGTCGTGGCCAGCACCAGCGATATCGTCACGGCAAACTACAATGCCGCCAACATCAACACCTCGTTGGGGATCGTGCGTGTCGGATCGGGCACGCTGACCTTTACGACGGACGGGCGGCTGGATACCGAAAGCGTAGCCAGACGCTATGACGACGGGACGGTCGCTGGGTCGGCCGGGGCGGTACCGGGTCGGCTCCAAATCGATTTTGTCGGAGCGACGCAGGACCAATTGATCACCTATAACTTCGGCTCAAGCGTCACCACGGACAGCGGCACGGGACTGGACGGCACGACGCAGTTCGGGTCACAGTCGGCGTTGGTCCAGCAGACCCAGGATGGCCATGCGGCGGGCTCGTTGCAGGCCTTCTCGGTCGACACCAACGGTGTGATCAACGGCCGGTTTTCCAACGGTCAGTTGCGGGCCCTGGCCCAGGTGGCGCTGGCGCGTTTCCCGGACCCGCTCGGGCTGACCCGGACCGGCAAGAACACCTTTGCGCAATCGGGCAATTCCGGCCAGCCTGTCGTCGGTACACCGGATAGCGCCGGCTTGGGACGGGTCCTTTCCAATTCGCTGGAGCTGTCCAACGTGGATCTCGGCGAAAGCTTCATCGACATGATTGCCGCGCAGCGCGGTTTCCAGGCGAACTCGCGGGTGATCACGACGTCGGACGAAATTCTCCAGGAACTGGTGAACCTGAAGCGCTAA
- a CDS encoding flagellar hook assembly protein FlgD, whose translation MVTIAETASTTSSPSLTGALGARELGQDDFLKLLVTQLKNQDPLKPMDNTAFVAELAQFSQLEQSAKQVKLLEQSIAAQKANLPYTLLSLVGRQVTVDGGVVQWESGAVPLSYTLDRDAADVQITIVNMNNQLVRTLQGGPQRAGTQTVNWDGRDQNGAPLQPGVYRVSVTAVDQQGDPVGTVMQSRLTVTGVRLENGQPMLLIGDQVLDPGAVLELR comes from the coding sequence ATGGTCACAATCGCGGAAACTGCCTCAACGACTTCGTCTCCGTCGCTCACAGGTGCGCTGGGCGCCAGGGAACTGGGACAGGACGATTTTCTCAAGCTGCTCGTGACGCAGTTGAAGAATCAGGACCCGCTCAAGCCGATGGACAACACCGCGTTCGTTGCGGAACTGGCGCAGTTCAGCCAATTGGAGCAGAGCGCCAAGCAGGTGAAGCTTCTGGAGCAAAGTATCGCGGCCCAAAAGGCGAACCTTCCTTATACGCTGCTATCCCTGGTCGGCCGCCAGGTCACCGTGGACGGTGGCGTGGTGCAGTGGGAGTCGGGAGCCGTGCCGCTGAGCTATACCCTGGATCGCGACGCGGCCGACGTGCAAATCACGATTGTGAATATGAACAATCAGCTTGTGCGTACGCTCCAAGGCGGTCCGCAGAGAGCCGGCACGCAAACGGTCAACTGGGATGGGCGCGATCAGAACGGCGCGCCACTTCAGCCGGGCGTCTATCGGGTCTCCGTGACCGCGGTCGACCAGCAAGGCGATCCGGTCGGAACGGTCATGCAGTCTCGGCTGACCGTGACGGGCGTGCGGCTGGAGAACGGGCAACCGATGCTGCTGATCGGCGATCAGGTGCTCGATCCGGGCGCAGTGCTCGAACTGCGATGA
- a CDS encoding flagellar hook-length control protein FliK, whose translation MERMETGLLLFPVPSVAPMGELGHNGFGSTGHAAGKGADEFHAALQAVQSETCCAALPSQGETEQAADHLGGTGAEPTLAVTIALAAISLGDSGERRTQEGTMPTAVSFAGDERQTDEAIFFATAVVGQAPVAQVPTEGTSNQPTNDTSGDSLTTSLAGLQPATEGVAAFSAPTGHVVRSPMASSDGDRPSVDAASARPAAPSQNQKTGNAQLTALRPVLSPSSERSSDELGQPGAEQPTRSSDRPGFAPVPVGDDPQTSPAQRREPVVTQANAQEGQGPPAVELRLGDEQVAATTATDRSTRQGREQTTENPTANEQEARELIGKPAGQGAVQSREPGQSVSMENGMPHMPSAPVAGTEIKQSDAALQAAPTQPDVSVRYVENLGGTDGAKTVQAVQVDLDPEDLGQVRVRVVLADSTVHTHVLTEHADVGQFLLNRRDQLESALQASGLDMGQFKVSVDRQASGQASYDWIARTFGDPPRQQRGQREQAQQDHIMRRGAEPRVLSVFA comes from the coding sequence ATGGAACGTATGGAAACGGGGCTCTTACTTTTTCCGGTTCCGAGCGTGGCGCCCATGGGCGAGTTGGGTCACAACGGATTCGGATCGACTGGCCACGCGGCGGGCAAAGGTGCGGACGAATTCCACGCCGCCTTGCAGGCCGTCCAATCCGAAACCTGCTGCGCCGCCTTGCCATCTCAGGGCGAAACCGAGCAGGCCGCCGATCATTTAGGCGGCACAGGCGCCGAACCGACCTTGGCCGTCACGATCGCCTTGGCCGCTATCAGTCTAGGCGACTCCGGGGAGCGACGCACGCAGGAGGGCACGATGCCCACCGCGGTTTCTTTCGCCGGCGATGAACGACAGACCGATGAAGCCATCTTTTTTGCAACTGCAGTAGTGGGACAGGCGCCGGTGGCTCAAGTGCCGACGGAAGGGACCAGCAATCAGCCGACGAACGACACATCCGGTGATTCGCTGACAACGAGCCTGGCCGGCCTGCAGCCTGCGACTGAAGGCGTCGCAGCTTTTTCGGCACCAACCGGTCATGTGGTCAGGAGCCCAATGGCGAGCAGCGACGGTGACCGACCATCCGTTGATGCTGCGTCTGCGAGGCCGGCTGCTCCGAGCCAGAATCAGAAAACAGGAAATGCGCAACTCACTGCTTTACGACCCGTTCTTTCGCCGTCTTCAGAGCGGTCGAGCGATGAACTGGGCCAACCAGGCGCGGAGCAGCCGACTCGGTCATCCGATCGCCCGGGGTTCGCTCCGGTTCCGGTCGGCGATGACCCACAGACCAGCCCGGCACAGCGCAGAGAGCCGGTCGTGACCCAGGCAAACGCACAAGAAGGTCAGGGTCCTCCGGCGGTCGAGCTACGTCTCGGCGACGAGCAAGTGGCTGCGACGACGGCGACTGATCGCTCAACTCGCCAGGGCAGAGAACAGACAACCGAGAACCCGACAGCGAACGAACAGGAAGCTCGGGAGTTGATCGGCAAGCCGGCGGGTCAGGGAGCCGTTCAGTCGCGCGAGCCGGGCCAGAGCGTTTCAATGGAGAACGGGATGCCTCACATGCCATCCGCGCCAGTCGCGGGTACCGAAATCAAACAGTCGGACGCGGCGCTTCAGGCAGCGCCGACGCAGCCGGACGTTTCAGTTCGATACGTGGAGAACCTCGGAGGAACGGACGGCGCGAAGACGGTGCAGGCCGTACAGGTAGATCTGGATCCAGAGGATCTTGGCCAGGTGCGGGTGCGTGTCGTGCTCGCGGACTCGACGGTACACACACATGTCTTGACCGAGCATGCCGACGTCGGGCAATTCCTACTGAACCGGCGGGATCAGTTGGAGTCGGCACTTCAGGCTTCAGGGTTGGACATGGGGCAGTTCAAAGTTTCTGTCGACCGACAGGCATCGGGCCAGGCGAGCTACGACTGGATCGCGCGAACGTTCGGCGATCCGCCCCGACAGCAACGAGGACAACGGGAACAAGCGCAGCAGGACCACATTATGCGTCGTGGCGCGGAGCCGCGCGTCTTGAGCGTCTTCGCCTAA
- the fliJ gene encoding flagellar export protein FliJ: MTITRLKNYCAQQERALRIELEALEQQLQQAEARRVVLESEVGAVAHAYVQSAKSGVTAREAVQQHEALDGLARLIQRAKNRAAALRTEWERKQQEVLEAARERRKLEILEERHERQRRRAVEQQEQRLMDEVAGRRRPA, from the coding sequence ATGACTATCACGAGGCTCAAGAACTACTGTGCGCAACAAGAACGCGCGCTGCGGATCGAGTTGGAGGCGCTGGAGCAGCAGCTGCAGCAAGCAGAAGCGCGTCGCGTCGTGCTGGAGTCGGAAGTCGGCGCCGTGGCTCACGCCTATGTGCAGAGCGCGAAGTCCGGGGTGACCGCTCGCGAAGCCGTGCAGCAGCACGAGGCTCTGGATGGGCTGGCGCGATTGATTCAACGGGCCAAGAATCGAGCGGCCGCGTTGCGCACCGAATGGGAACGCAAACAACAAGAGGTGCTTGAGGCCGCGCGGGAACGGCGGAAATTGGAAATATTGGAAGAGCGACACGAACGGCAGCGACGGCGCGCCGTCGAACAACAGGAGCAGCGGCTCATGGATGAAGTCGCTGGCCGACGGCGTCCCGCGTGA
- a CDS encoding FliI/YscN family ATPase encodes MKFTDLLEGVDPLVVHGRVAQAVGVVIEGYGPVTSIGEICEVTREDGEGAVLAEVVGFRGDRVLLMPLGEMRGIGPDSRLIMKGRSASVGVGPELLGRILDGLGEPLDGGPAIRSHATYPLHAEPPNPLTRARITRPLDLGVRAINALLTCGVGQKLGIFAGSGVGKSVLLGMICRYTVADVNVIALIGERGREVKEFLERDLTPASRQRSVVIVATSDQPPLVRIRGALMATSIAEYFRDGGKQVLLVMDSLTRLAYGQREVGLAVGEPPTTKGYTPSVFALLPKLLERVGTCEGQGSITGLYTVLVDGDDLSDPVADTVRSILDGHIILSRELAARNHFPAIDILQSTSRVMRDIVPPQQFAAARAIVESVATYRRSEDLITLGAYKPGANKALDRAVSAHDAITSFLRQEIGEPADYTTSVQGLLKLAEAAP; translated from the coding sequence ATGAAATTCACCGATCTCCTCGAAGGCGTCGATCCGCTCGTGGTGCATGGCCGCGTCGCTCAGGCCGTAGGTGTCGTCATCGAGGGCTACGGTCCAGTGACCTCGATCGGCGAAATCTGTGAGGTGACGCGCGAAGACGGGGAGGGGGCCGTGCTGGCCGAGGTTGTGGGATTTCGAGGGGACCGCGTATTGTTGATGCCGCTCGGGGAGATGCGCGGAATCGGGCCGGACAGCCGGCTGATCATGAAAGGTCGGTCCGCGTCGGTGGGCGTCGGCCCTGAGTTGCTGGGCCGGATTCTCGACGGTCTTGGAGAACCATTAGACGGCGGCCCGGCCATCCGGAGCCACGCCACCTATCCGCTGCATGCCGAGCCGCCCAATCCGTTGACCCGCGCACGGATAACCAGGCCGCTGGATCTCGGGGTGCGCGCCATCAATGCGTTACTGACTTGCGGAGTCGGACAGAAACTGGGAATCTTCGCCGGTTCGGGAGTCGGCAAGAGCGTGCTGCTCGGCATGATCTGCCGCTATACCGTGGCGGACGTGAACGTGATCGCGTTGATCGGCGAACGGGGGCGGGAAGTGAAGGAGTTCCTGGAGCGCGATCTGACTCCCGCCTCCAGACAGCGGTCCGTCGTGATCGTCGCGACGTCGGATCAGCCGCCCCTGGTCCGGATCAGAGGCGCCTTGATGGCGACGTCGATCGCCGAGTATTTCCGCGATGGCGGGAAGCAGGTGCTGCTCGTGATGGATTCGCTCACGCGGTTGGCCTACGGGCAACGCGAGGTGGGCTTGGCCGTCGGCGAGCCGCCGACGACGAAGGGCTACACGCCGTCGGTATTCGCGCTGCTCCCCAAGTTGTTGGAGCGGGTCGGCACCTGCGAAGGGCAGGGCAGCATCACGGGCCTGTACACCGTGCTTGTGGACGGCGACGACTTATCCGATCCCGTCGCGGACACGGTCCGGTCGATTCTCGACGGGCATATCATTCTGTCGCGCGAACTCGCGGCGAGAAACCATTTTCCCGCCATCGATATTTTGCAAAGCACAAGCCGTGTCATGCGGGACATCGTGCCGCCTCAACAGTTCGCGGCCGCCCGGGCCATCGTCGAGTCCGTCGCCACCTACCGCCGGTCCGAAGACCTCATCACGCTGGGCGCCTACAAGCCGGGCGCAAACAAAGCGCTGGACCGGGCGGTCTCGGCTCATGACGCGATCACCTCGTTTCTCCGGCAGGAGATCGGAGAGCCGGCGGACTATACGACGTCGGTTCAAGGGCTTCTGAAACTGGCCGAGGCGGCGCCATGA
- a CDS encoding response regulator, which translates to MSVRCETSTAAPAKPAEGKRHASCESILVVDGDAGARHVLDELLNGEGYRAVCAETGAEAIACLQAQSVQVLITDVQLPDMDGIALIQRAFEIDARILGVVATGHGRIDLAVEAMKAGASDILTKPFQAQLVLAAVGRLVELHRLRQENSVLKHGIVKAGAVRIRSVALADFSRGDRGGVSDGLTEFERGLAEGERRAQEREAALRRREHALLANAVQRLEETIANVRATVEEEVCALAFAIAAKIVRQVVEERRDLVVEQVRAALARVKDSGSVRLRVHPSDAPLLESAREALAGVFDGPVTLVVEADPRVAPGGCLVQTPTRLVDAALETQLARLGEALRDRH; encoded by the coding sequence GTGTCCGTCCGTTGCGAGACATCGACTGCCGCGCCAGCGAAGCCGGCGGAAGGCAAACGGCACGCAAGCTGCGAGTCCATTTTGGTTGTGGACGGCGACGCAGGCGCCCGCCATGTCCTCGATGAGCTGCTCAACGGGGAAGGGTATCGCGCCGTGTGTGCGGAGACCGGGGCCGAAGCCATCGCGTGCCTGCAAGCGCAATCCGTTCAGGTGCTCATTACCGATGTCCAATTGCCCGACATGGATGGGATCGCGCTCATTCAGCGGGCGTTCGAGATCGATGCTCGGATCCTCGGGGTCGTGGCGACCGGCCACGGCCGGATCGACCTCGCCGTCGAGGCGATGAAGGCCGGCGCCTCGGACATTCTCACCAAGCCCTTTCAAGCTCAACTCGTGCTCGCGGCCGTCGGACGGTTGGTGGAGCTGCATCGGCTTCGGCAGGAGAATTCTGTGCTCAAGCACGGCATCGTGAAGGCGGGTGCGGTCCGGATCCGGAGTGTGGCATTGGCGGATTTCAGCCGCGGAGATCGAGGGGGCGTTTCAGACGGCTTGACGGAATTCGAGCGCGGCCTAGCTGAAGGCGAGCGGCGGGCCCAGGAGCGGGAAGCCGCCCTTCGCCGGCGCGAGCACGCACTGCTGGCGAACGCGGTTCAGCGCCTGGAAGAAACGATTGCGAACGTTCGGGCGACCGTCGAAGAGGAGGTGTGCGCATTGGCCTTCGCGATCGCCGCGAAGATCGTTCGCCAGGTCGTCGAGGAGAGACGCGACTTGGTTGTGGAACAGGTGCGGGCGGCGTTGGCGCGCGTCAAAGACAGCGGCTCCGTCCGATTGCGCGTGCATCCCAGCGACGCGCCGCTGCTGGAAAGCGCGCGTGAAGCCCTGGCTGGCGTGTTCGACGGACCGGTGACCTTGGTCGTCGAGGCCGATCCGCGCGTCGCGCCCGGCGGGTGTCTGGTCCAGACGCCGACCAGGCTGGTCGATGCCGCGCTGGAGACGCAATTGGCTCGGCTGGGCGAAGCCCTCAGGGACAGACATTGA
- the fliG gene encoding flagellar motor switch protein FliG: MARKLTGEEKAVILLRAIGEDAAARVMKCLEPKEIRRIGASMKEMANIARDEEEEVIAEFEKASTSGEIGFAGREYVKTVLTKALGPEKAARVLESLTSASYPGLDMLKWVDSKTIVQLARVEHPQTVAVILAYMDPEQASQVLAGLPEAMRVDVALRLATMEEVRPEVLQELSDALQESLAANAGPGTMSVGGAEVIADILTRLDKSTESAIMAKITERDQMLADGIRALMFVFDDLIKLDDRSIQELLKEIGKDELPVALRGASPDVKERFFRNMSSRAAEMLKEDMEARGPVKLSDVEKAQQNILKICRKLEEEGRIVVAGFGEELI; encoded by the coding sequence ATGGCGAGGAAGCTGACCGGCGAAGAGAAAGCCGTCATTCTGTTGCGAGCTATCGGCGAGGACGCGGCCGCGCGGGTCATGAAGTGCCTGGAGCCGAAAGAGATCCGCAGGATCGGAGCCTCCATGAAGGAGATGGCCAACATCGCGCGGGACGAAGAAGAGGAAGTAATCGCGGAATTCGAGAAAGCGAGTACCTCTGGGGAGATCGGCTTTGCGGGCAGGGAATACGTCAAAACGGTGCTGACCAAAGCCCTGGGCCCTGAAAAGGCCGCCAGAGTGCTGGAGTCGCTGACATCCGCGAGTTATCCCGGACTGGATATGCTCAAATGGGTCGACTCCAAAACGATCGTCCAACTGGCGAGGGTCGAGCATCCGCAGACCGTCGCCGTCATCCTTGCGTATATGGATCCTGAGCAGGCAAGCCAGGTGCTGGCCGGCTTGCCGGAGGCCATGCGGGTGGACGTGGCGCTGCGCCTGGCCACCATGGAGGAGGTGCGGCCGGAGGTCTTACAGGAGCTGAGCGACGCGTTGCAGGAATCGCTGGCGGCGAACGCGGGTCCAGGCACCATGAGCGTCGGCGGCGCCGAGGTCATCGCCGACATCCTAACCCGGTTGGACAAATCGACCGAAAGCGCGATCATGGCGAAAATCACCGAACGAGACCAGATGTTGGCGGATGGCATCCGTGCGTTGATGTTTGTGTTCGACGATCTGATCAAACTGGACGATCGCAGCATTCAGGAACTACTGAAGGAAATCGGCAAGGACGAATTGCCGGTGGCGCTGCGCGGAGCCAGTCCGGACGTCAAGGAGAGGTTCTTCCGAAACATGTCGAGTCGTGCGGCCGAGATGCTGAAGGAAGATATGGAAGCTCGCGGACCGGTGAAACTGAGCGACGTGGAAAAGGCCCAGCAGAACATCCTGAAGATCTGTCGCAAACTGGAAGAGGAGGGACGCATCGTCGTCGCCGGCTTTGGAGAGGAACTGATCTGA